Part of the Jatrophihabitans sp. GAS493 genome, TCTCGGCCGCGGTCACGGCCACCACAGCGATGGTCATCCGCTCCCGAACCAGGTTCTGGATCAGGTAGATGAAACCCTTCCCCTCCTCACCGAGAAGATTCTCGGCCGGTACCCGGGCGTCGGTGAAGTACAGCTCAGCCGTGTCCTGAGCCTTCAACCCGATCTTGTCGAGGTTGCGGCCTCGTTCGAAGCCGGGAGTGTCCCGCTCGACGACGATCAGCGAAAGACCCTCGCCACCCTCGGCATTGCCCGTCTTCGCCGCGACGATCACGATGTCGGCCATGATGCCGTTGCTGATAAAGGTCTTCTGGCCGTTGAGGACGTAGTGATCACCGTCGCGAACCGCGGTGGTGCGGATCGACTGCAGGTCGCTACCGGTGCCGGGCTCGGTCATCGCGATCGCGGCGATGAGCTCGCCGCTGCACATGCCGGGGAACCAGCGCTTCTTCTGCTCCGGTGTGGCCAGCCGCTCCAGGTACGGAACGATCAGGTCGTTGTGGACGGGGAAGCCGGGGCCGGCGGCGTGAGCCGCCGCCAGCTCCTCGTCGAGGATCACGTTGAAGCGGAAGTCCTTGACTCCGCCACCGCCGTACTCCTCGTCGATGGCGGTGCCGAGCAGCCCCTGCTGCCCGGCCTCCAACCACAACTCACGGTCGACCTGACCGGCCTCGGCCCAGCGCTTGTTGTTCGGGGTGACGTGCTTGGCCACGAAGGCCCGGCAGCTGTCCCGAAACGCCTCATGCTCCTCCGAGAAGATGGTCCTCGACAGTGGCATCAGAAGGTCTCGCCGTTGTCCGCCTTCTTGCGCAGCAGCGGGCCCGGTGCGAAGCGGTCGCCGTAGCGCTCGGTCAACTCGTCGGCCCGCGCGACAAAGGCCGACAGACCCCCTGGGTAGCCGTTGATGTACTGCAGTACGCCACCGGTCCACGGCGGGAAGCCGATGCCCATGATCGAGCCGATGTTGGCGTCGGCGACCGAGGTGAGGACGCCCTCCTCCAGGCAGCGGGCGGAGTCGATCGCCTCGACGAAGAGGAAACGCTCCTCCAGCTCGTGCAGGTCGACGTCGGCCGGGTCACCCTGGACCGGGAACTCGTCGGCGAGGCCCTTCCAGAGCCCGGTGCGCTTGCCGGCTTCGTCGTACTCGAAGAAGCCCGCGCCGCGTAGCCGGCCGGCCCGCGACAGGCTGATCATCTTGTCGATGATCGGCTCGCCGTGCTGGATCGGCAGGTCGACCCCGTCGGCCAGCAGGGCGGCCCGGGTTTCGTTGCGGATCTTGACCATCAGCTCCATGTTGAGCTCGTCGATGAGCTGCAGCGGTCCGACCGGGTAACCGGCCTGCGTTCCGGCCTGCTCGATGGTCTGCGGGTGGATGCCCTCGGCCACCATGTTCAGCGCCTCGTTGCAGAAGGTGCCGATGACGCGGCTGGTGAAGAAGCCACGGCTGTCGTTGACGACGATCGGGGTCTTCTTGATCTGGGCCACGTAGTCCAGCGCGCGGGCCAGTGCCTCGTCCGAGGTCTTCTCGCCACGGATGAGCTCGACCAGCGGCATCTTGTCCACGGGGGAGAAGAAGTGCACTCCGACGAAGTCTTCCTTGCGCTGAACGCCCTCGGCCAGGCTGGTGATCGGCAGGGTCGAGGTGTTCGATCCGAGCAGCGCGTCGGCGGCGACGACCGGTTCGATCTCACCGAAGACCTTGTGCTTCAGCTCGACGTTCTCGAAGACGGCCTCGACGACGAAGTCGCAGCCGGCCAGGTCGGCCACATCGGCGGTCGGGGTGATCCGGGCCAGCACCTCGTCGCGCTTGGCCTCGGTGAGCTTGCCCCGGCTGACCGCCTTGTCGAGCAGCTTGCGGGAGTAGTCCTTGCCCCGCTCGGCCGCCTCGATGGTGACGTCACGCAGCACGACCTCGATGCCGTTGCGGGCGCTGACGTAGGCCACGCCGGCGCCCATCATGCCGGCGCCGAGGACGGCCACCTTGGTGGCGTCGCGCTTGGGCTGGTTGGCCGGACGACTGCCACCGGCGTTGATGGAGTTCAGGTCGAACCAGAAGGCCTGGATCATGTTCTTGGCCACCTGGCCGCGAGCAAGATCGGTGAGGTAACGGCTCTCGATCCGCAGTGCGGTGTCGAAGTCGACCTGTGTGCCCTCAACGGCCGCCGCCAGGATGTGGTGCGGAGCCGGCATCGGCGCGCCCTTGATCTGCTTGCGCAGGTTCGCCGGGAAGACCGGCAGGAAGGCGGCCAGCTTCGGGTTGCTCGGGGTGCCGCCGGGGATCTTGTAACCCTTGACGTCCCAGCGCTGAACCGCCTCCGGGTTGGCCTTGATCCAGGCACGAGCCTTGGACAGCAGCTCCTCCGGGGTGGCTGCGGTCTCGTCGATGAGGCCGAGCTCGACCGCCTGGGCGACCTTGAGCCGCTGACCCTGGCCGAGGACCTTGATGAGCGCATCCTGGATGCCGAGCATCCGGGTGACCCGGGTGACGCCGCCGGCGCCCGGGAGCAGGCCGAGGGTGACCTCGGGCAGGCCGAACTGGGCCTTCGGGTTCTCCAGGGCGATGCGGTGGTGGGTCGCCAGCGCGATCTCCAGACCACCGCCCAGCGCCGTGCCGTTGAGCGCGGCGACCACCGGACGTCCGAGGGTCTCCAGGCGGCGCAGCTGCTGCTTCGTCTCCTGCAGGCCGTTGAAGAACTCCTCGACGTTGTCGTCGTTGACCTGGATGAGCAGGTTCAGGTCGCCGCCGGCGAAGAAGGTGTCCTTCGCCGAGGTGACGATGACACCGGTGATGTTCTCCTTCTCGGCCTCGAGACGATCGATCGTCTCCCGCATCGAGGAGTTGTACAGGTCGTTCATGGTGTTGGCGCGCTGGTTCGGGTCGTCCAACGTCAGCGTGACGATGCCTTCGGCATCGGCGTTCCAGTGGATCATGTTCGTCATTGTTTTCAAGCTCCGATTCAGATGCGTTCGACGATGGTTGCGACGCCCATGCCGCCACCGATGCAGAGGGTGGCCAGGCCATAGCGCTGGTCGCGCCGCTCGAGCTCGTCGATGACTGTGCCGAGGATCATGGCGCCGGTGGCACCCAGCGGGTGACCGAGGGCGATGGCGCCTCCGTTGACGTTGACCTTCTCGTGCGGGACGTTGAGGTCACGCAGGAACTTCAGCACGACGGCGGCGAAGGCCTCGTTCACCTCGAAGAGGTCGATGTCGTCGATGGTCAGGCCGGCCTTGGCCAGCGCCTTCTCGGCCGACGGGGCCGGTCCGGTGAGCATGATGGTCGGCTCGGTGGCGACGACGCCGGTGGAGACGATGCGGGCGCGCGGGGTGAGACCGAGCTCGTTGCCGATCTTCTCGCTGCCGATGAGCACCAGCGCAGCACCGTCGACGATGCCCGACGAGTTGCCCGGCGTGTGGACGTGATCGATCTTCTCGACCCAGTGGTACTTCTGCTGGGCAACAGCGTCGAAGCCGCCCATCTCGCCCATCACGGCGAAGGATGCCGGGAGCTTTCCGAGTGATTCGACGGTGGTGCCGGCGCGCGGGAACTCGTCGTGATCGAGCAGCGCGAGGCCGTTACGGTCGCGGACCGGGATCACCGAGCGCGAGAATGCGCCGTTGGCGATCGCCTTCGCGGCGCGCTCCTGCGACTCGGCGGCGTAGGTGTCGACGTCGTCGCGGGAGAAGCCCTCGAGGGTGGCGATGAGGTCGGCGCTGATGCCCTGCGGAACGAAGCTGGTGTCGTAGGCGGTCTCCGGGTCCATCGCCCAGGCGCCACCGTCGGAGCCCATCGGCACGCGAGACATCGACTCGACACCGCCGGCGATGAGCAGATCCTCCCAGCCCGAACGGATCTTCTGGGCTGCGGTGTTGACGGCCTCCAGGCCCGAGGCGCAGAACCGGTTGAGCTGCACGCCGGGGCCCGAGGTGTGCATGCCGGCGGCAAGTGCGGCCGCTCGCGGCAGGACCATGCCCTGGTCGCCGATCGGGGAGACGACGCCGAGGACGATGTCCTCGATGCGGGCCGGGTCGAGGTTCGGGTTACGGGTCTGCAGCTCGTTGATCAGGCCGACGAGCAGGCTGATCGGCTTGGACTCGTGCAGCGAGCCGGTGGCCTTGCCACGCCCGCGCGGGGTGCGGATCGCGTCGTAGACGAATGCTTCAGTGGTCATATCAGAGGACCGTCCTAGATGGGTTGATCAGATGGATTTGATCGGCGGATGGAGCAACTTCAGTCAGGCGATTTGGATTTCGTGCCGGCATTCTTCACCGCAAACTGGTGCTGCGACGATATTGCCAGTATGACTGGCACAGTTGTCAAGTGCCAGTCGGGGTGTTGTCGTATATGGTGACGGAATGCGCACCGATACGTCGGCCCAGCTGGGCTCACCGGACGTTCCATCGGGCCCGTCTGCAGTGCTTGGCCCGGGCGGTGGCGATGTGGCGGCCGCGATCGGCGGCGACGACGAATTCACCATCGACGAGCTGGCCGCGCGCACCGGTCTGACGGTACGCACGGTGCGCTACTACGCCAGCGAGGGGCTGCTGCCGCCACCCGTGCGCCGCGGCCGGGTCGCCGTGTACTCCACTCCGCACCGGATGCGACTGGAACTGGTGCGGGAACTGCAGGACCACGGATACACGCTGGCCGCCATCGAACGGGTGCTGTCCCGGATCCCGATGGACGCCTCGGCGGCCGACTTCGCGGTGCAGAGCGCGCTGCTCACGCCGTGGACGCCGGAGCCGGCCGAGCAACTGGACCGCCTCGACCTGGAGCGGCGGGCCGGCCGGCGACTGAGCGAGGCTGACGTCGAACTACTACTCGCAGTCGGTGTCGTCGAACAACTGGCCGATGACACCTTCGACACCACCCCGACACTGCTCGGTATCGGCATCGAGCTACTCGACCTGCCCATTCCGGCGGCCGTGCTGCGCAATGCCTCGCAGGTCATCGACACCCACGCCATCGCCCTGGCCGACGAGCTCTCCGAGCTGTTCCGGGAAGGCGTCTGGGAGCCGTTTCGCCGGGGCGAGATGCCCCGGTCCGATCACGAGCAGTTGGCGGTCATGCTGTCGCGACTGCGGCCGTTGGTCGTGCAGGGTCTGGTCAACTCCTTCGGTCGCGCCTCGGACCGGGCCGCCCGCCGCAGCCTGCACGAGACGCCCTAAGGCTGGTCGATCAAGGGCGGTGAGTGCAGAGCTCACTGTCCGGGACGGTCTGATTGCCGTCGGGCACGGAGCAGACGGCGGGCAATTTGCTGGCGATCGCCGCTCCGAGCAGGGGCAACGGCTGCACGGTGAGTGATTTCGGAACCCGAACCTCGACGTAGACGGAGCGATCAACCGATGTGAACACGTCGTCGCCGCCGTCGGCGC contains:
- a CDS encoding acyl-CoA dehydrogenase family protein; the protein is MSRTIFSEEHEAFRDSCRAFVAKHVTPNNKRWAEAGQVDRELWLEAGQQGLLGTAIDEEYGGGGVKDFRFNVILDEELAAAHAAGPGFPVHNDLIVPYLERLATPEQKKRWFPGMCSGELIAAIAMTEPGTGSDLQSIRTTAVRDGDHYVLNGQKTFISNGIMADIVIVAAKTGNAEGGEGLSLIVVERDTPGFERGRNLDKIGLKAQDTAELYFTDARVPAENLLGEEGKGFIYLIQNLVRERMTIAVVAVTAAETALDLTMKYCKERTAFGKPIGSFQHNRFLLAELATEVQIARTFVDRCIMDHVEETLDIPTAAMAKWWTTELQNKVVDRCLQLHGGYGFMSEYPISQAFLDSRVQTIYGGTTEIMKEIIGRSLGF
- a CDS encoding 3-hydroxyacyl-CoA dehydrogenase NAD-binding domain-containing protein gives rise to the protein MTNMIHWNADAEGIVTLTLDDPNQRANTMNDLYNSSMRETIDRLEAEKENITGVIVTSAKDTFFAGGDLNLLIQVNDDNVEEFFNGLQETKQQLRRLETLGRPVVAALNGTALGGGLEIALATHHRIALENPKAQFGLPEVTLGLLPGAGGVTRVTRMLGIQDALIKVLGQGQRLKVAQAVELGLIDETAATPEELLSKARAWIKANPEAVQRWDVKGYKIPGGTPSNPKLAAFLPVFPANLRKQIKGAPMPAPHHILAAAVEGTQVDFDTALRIESRYLTDLARGQVAKNMIQAFWFDLNSINAGGSRPANQPKRDATKVAVLGAGMMGAGVAYVSARNGIEVVLRDVTIEAAERGKDYSRKLLDKAVSRGKLTEAKRDEVLARITPTADVADLAGCDFVVEAVFENVELKHKVFGEIEPVVAADALLGSNTSTLPITSLAEGVQRKEDFVGVHFFSPVDKMPLVELIRGEKTSDEALARALDYVAQIKKTPIVVNDSRGFFTSRVIGTFCNEALNMVAEGIHPQTIEQAGTQAGYPVGPLQLIDELNMELMVKIRNETRAALLADGVDLPIQHGEPIIDKMISLSRAGRLRGAGFFEYDEAGKRTGLWKGLADEFPVQGDPADVDLHELEERFLFVEAIDSARCLEEGVLTSVADANIGSIMGIGFPPWTGGVLQYINGYPGGLSAFVARADELTERYGDRFAPGPLLRKKADNGETF
- a CDS encoding acetyl-CoA C-acetyltransferase, translated to MTTEAFVYDAIRTPRGRGKATGSLHESKPISLLVGLINELQTRNPNLDPARIEDIVLGVVSPIGDQGMVLPRAAALAAGMHTSGPGVQLNRFCASGLEAVNTAAQKIRSGWEDLLIAGGVESMSRVPMGSDGGAWAMDPETAYDTSFVPQGISADLIATLEGFSRDDVDTYAAESQERAAKAIANGAFSRSVIPVRDRNGLALLDHDEFPRAGTTVESLGKLPASFAVMGEMGGFDAVAQQKYHWVEKIDHVHTPGNSSGIVDGAALVLIGSEKIGNELGLTPRARIVSTGVVATEPTIMLTGPAPSAEKALAKAGLTIDDIDLFEVNEAFAAVVLKFLRDLNVPHEKVNVNGGAIALGHPLGATGAMILGTVIDELERRDQRYGLATLCIGGGMGVATIVERI
- a CDS encoding MerR family transcriptional regulator is translated as MRTDTSAQLGSPDVPSGPSAVLGPGGGDVAAAIGGDDEFTIDELAARTGLTVRTVRYYASEGLLPPPVRRGRVAVYSTPHRMRLELVRELQDHGYTLAAIERVLSRIPMDASAADFAVQSALLTPWTPEPAEQLDRLDLERRAGRRLSEADVELLLAVGVVEQLADDTFDTTPTLLGIGIELLDLPIPAAVLRNASQVIDTHAIALADELSELFREGVWEPFRRGEMPRSDHEQLAVMLSRLRPLVVQGLVNSFGRASDRAARRSLHETP